CACCGACAGTTCATAGCTGAAGACGTAGGTGAGCACGACGATGTTGATCGGCAGGAATAACACGAACATCGCAAGCAGCGTTAGCGCCACGAGCAAGCCGATTGCAACGAGCCCGGCCGTCGACGCGAGTGTCGCGCCGAGTCCCCCGAAGATGCCGACGACCAGTAGCAGGCCGATGAGTCCGCCAACCGTGCCAACGATGCCGAGGATGATGACAGCGAGGATCGACTGTCCGATTGAGATCGCCAACAGCAACAGAAAATGAACGACGACGTAGACGCCGAACTGGGCCAGATTTCCTCGAAGCACCGGCCAGAATTGCCGCCATGCGTCGAGCACACCGCTGTCGGTCAGCACCATTATCGGCGCGACGAACTCGTTTGTGGCCCGATTGATGACAAGATAGGCGATGAACGACAGTATGCCGATGACTGCCGCAAGCAGTGCTCCGACGATGAGTGCTGGTCCACCGCCGAGGTCGAAGCCGGTCAGTGCAATGGTCGCGCCGATCACCACAAACGGGATCGCGAAGGCGGCACTGACTCCCAATTTAAACCCGAACAGTCGAACGGCCTGTCCAAACCGTCGACGGAATGGCTTCCGAAGCCGAACGGTTTGGGTGCGGAGAGCATCATACAGAACGAGTCGGAGCGTCTCCGACAGCAGTGTCAGCGCAAGGATGAAAAGGAACACGACCCCCACGATAGCAGCAATCACGGCCGGGTCAGTCGGGACGAGATCCGGCATTTGTTCGGCTGGTGCCCCCGCAGACGGCTGTGTGGCGGGGTCAGAAGGGGTCTCCGAGGGAACACCACCCAGATTTGACACTGAGGAGATGCCGCCGCCACCTACCCCGACGAAGATCGAGATTAGGGCCAGTTTCAGCCACGTGGAGAGCTCAACGGGGAACAGGAACGACCGAGTGGCTTCGATAGCGTCGTCGACGCTTTCGATAGCATACCATGACATAGCTCACTGTTTTCGTTCAACTGAAAAATAAGTTACTAGTTCGTAATGAGGCGTCGACCTCACACCGACAGCGGTGCGGGACGCTGGAGGGTGAGATCACTCCCAACCGACTCGACAGCCGACACCGACCGCGTCGGCCACGAGTCGGTCAGCGTCAACGGTTCGATTTCGTCGGCGGTCACCAACACCGTTCCCTCGCTTTTGGCCCCCTGAACGGTTGGATTCCACGCATACCCCTGTGGTTCGACCACGCGCGCCGAGTGGGTAGGTGTCGCGATCCACTCCCGGCCCGCGAACCCTGCCGCCCCACCCTGATGATGCTGTTTCCATTCGTCGGGCCACCCAACCGCGTCGTAGGCTCGCTGGATCGCCCCGAACACATCGCCAGCTGTCGACTCCTCGTGGGCGGCCCGTTGGGTGGCCGCCAACGCGCTTACTTCGACCTTCGCGGCCGCCTCGAACCGCTCTGTAAGCCACTCCGGCGCGTCGAAGTCGACTGTTCGGGTTGTACTTGCATACAGCCCACCGCGCTGGGCCGTGACAGAGACGAGTGCGTAGTCGCCCAACTCCGCGGTCGTCGGCGTGTAGTGCCGGTACTGTTGGGCGCGCTCGTCGCCGCCGACGAGCACGACCGGGGCTTCGATCCCGCGTGCTTCGAGTGCGGCCCGAACGTCGACCGCCGCCGCCCGTTCGGTTTGGGTCGACGAGAGCTCTCGGCAGACGGATTCGACGGCGGTAGCGGTCTCCTCGCCGAGCGCGCGGTATCGGTCTATGTCGAACTCGGCCAGTGGTTGTCTGAGGTGTGAGAAATCCGGCTGGGCGAGTCCCGGAACATCGAAGTCGGCAGCCGCAGGTGTTGGTGACTCCGCGGCAACCAAATCCGCCAGCGACCCCGAGTACCAGTCGGCGGCCGTCAGGGTAAACCCCTCAGGAAGTGCCTCGTCTCGCAGTCGGGGTGCTTCAATCGTGTTTGTGAGAACCTGAAATCCCGCGTCTCGACTGTAGCCAGCCGCCGCGACACCAATCGGCGAATCACGGTCGACGACGTTGGATGCTCCAGTTAGCCACGCAAAGTTGGCCGGTCGGGCAAGCCACAGCGCGTCGAGACCGTGATCGTCGAGAAACGCTGTGATGTGAGTTCGGCGCTCCGCTGACTCCGAGGAACGATGTGAGTTGGACATACGTCCACTACAGGCGCAGGCTACTTCAATCCGAACCGACCCGTACTGCGATCTTATTCACAGCCGAGATCCGCCGTAAACGGCGTATATTGCTGATTAATCACTCTCTACTATCAGTAAGAGGTTCCTACTCACGCGTGGTCGTGACGAATATAACAGCCGATATTAGCAACGATTCGCAACGGATTATAAACAGGTTTGCGTGTGAGTTTTTCAGCCATTATCCATATTTCTCACCGACTAACAATACACGGCTACACAGTATATCACCTGTATGACTCAGATATTCGAACTGACCGGCTTCCAGCGCGACCTCCTGTACGTGATCGCAGGCTCCGACAAGCCCTCGGGCCAGACAATCCGCCGTGAGATGGAACAGCATGTCGACAACGTCAACCACGGTCGACTGTATCCGAACCTCGATGCGCTCGTCGAACACGACCTCGTCGAGAAAGGCAGTCAAGACCAGCGAACCAACTACTACGAACTCACCGAGAAGGGCGACGAGCTGATCGAAGACCGGCGTCGATGGGAACGACAGTACGTCTCACCCACGCAGGAAGCACAGCAGTAAGCACTCCCTCCTCGCTGCAGTTGGATAACGATAAGTAGCCTGCGGCCCGACAGACAACCAATGACCGACCGCCTCGATTGGCTGTCTTTTCGTCGGTTCGCGGCGTTTACAACCGCACTCACACTGTCGTTGATCACGCTCGGTGTGTACACCGCAGCGACCGGCTCCGGACTCGCATGTCAGGCCCAATGGCCGCTGTGTTCGGACCAACTGATTCCGGCACTGACGATCAATCCGGACTTCATCGAATGGTTCCACCGTGTCGTCGCGATGATTACCGGCTTTTTCATCCTCGGCACGGCTGGCTGGGCGTGGACACGCGGTAACCGGCAGACAAAGTTCTCGGCAACGCTCGCAGTTGTCCTGCTGCCGCTCCAGATCACAGTCGGCGCGATTACGGTGACGATTGGTGGTCTCGTCCCCGGCGGCTACTCGCCGCCGACACACGCGGCCCATCTCATCGTCGCGCTGTCGATCTTCACGCTCCTGACGATGACGACCCTGTTTGCCTATCGAGACCACCACCGTCGACCGCCACGAAGTCGGAGTCGACTCGCTGTCGGTGTCGCCCTCGGCGCGCTGCTCGTCAGTGGGCTGTTCAGCCGTGGCGTCCCACTGCTGAGCTACTCGCCGGGGGCACAGGCTTGGTTTTATGCCATCTCGTTGCTCGCAGTCGCCGCATTGCTTGCGACAGTTGTCTGGCTTCAGTCAGTCGACCGGCGCGGGGCGTGGCTGGCCGGCAGCGCACTCGCGGTGCTGTTCGTCTCGATGCTCCTCGGACGCGATCTGATACTTTACACCACCACCGTCCAATCGATCAACTTCGGCCTCTATCTCCTCACTGTTGGTCTCGTAGTCGCTACCCAGCTCCGGCTCCGAAGCGAGGCTCCGAGAGTTGCGATACGCCAGTCGACACAAAGCGAGTAACCTACTCCCAGTTGTCGAACCGATCACGCACAGTAACGGTCGTGTTGCAGTTGGGACAGAGATACACGTCGCTGTCGGGTTTCCGGTGGATGATCCACGGCCCGTCGGGTGGCCCCTGATACTCACAGCCTCGACAGAAGAGGACTGTTTTCCGCCGCGTTGGCGTCTGTTTTGTGGAGGGCTGTCCGTTCATGCGCGAAACTAGGGTCTCGACGGTCATAACCCTGTTTGCGATGATTGTTACTGAGGTTCATACCACTGCGTTGATATGTGGTGGGTAGTCGGGTTGTATCTGAAAGTTGGCTCCGTCGACTGGGTTCTGTGCTCTGTTTTCGATGAATCAACCGAGCAAAAACGGGGTGGACGCGATTTGAACACTCACTCGCTCACTGCGTTCGCTCGCTGCGTTCAAATCACTGTAACCGCGTTGCTCCTCACGAGAGTGTTCGGAGCAAAAGCGGGCTGGACGCGATTTGAACACGCGACCGACGGATTAAGAGTCCGTCGCTCTGCCAAACTGAGCTACCAGCCCTCACTCCCTTCTATCCGACACCACCTAAAAGGCGTTTCCTTCTGCGGCCGTCAGTCGGCCAACTGGCTGTCTTCCCAGATCCGCCGTTCGTTGACTGCCGTTCTGGCACTCTCGGTCAACGTGTAGAGATTCGTCCGTCTGTCTTTTGCCCGTTTCTCTACGTATCCCTTTTCGACGAGCGTATCGAGGTTCGGATACAGTCGACCGTGGTTGACCTCTTCGTTACGATACTGTTGGAGGGCTTCTTTAATGGCTAACCCGTATGGCTCCTCAGTTCCGCTGATTGTGTAAATCAGATCCCGCTGGAACCCGGTTAGATCGTACATCCGCTGTATATTTCTCCCTCTGTTTGTTATAGCATTTGGTATTTAATGTATAAATTTAAATCACATTATAATGTATTATGAATTTCAGACGAGGGATTGCGTCTCTCAGTTCGGTCGACAGATATCCACAAAACGAACACAGTTTTACCTACTGGCTCGTGACACCACGGTAATGCCACCCAGCGCGGATATCTGTGTTCTCCTGCCGACCCTCGACGAGTCCGCAACAATTGTCGACGTGATCGAGGCCTATCAGGGGGTTGGGCTTCGGAATATCCTCGTCGTCGACGGCGGTTCGGGTGACGACACGTGCGAACTCGCACGCGAGGCCGGTGCAACCGTGATAAAACAGTCGGGGACCGGCAAGGGCCAGGCAATCCGCGAGGCCGTCGCGCGGATCGACGCCGAGTACGTACTGATGGCCGATGCAGACATGACCTACCGGGCCGAAGACGCCGAGCGGATGCTCGAACCCCTGCTCGTCGGTGATTTCGAGCACGTTATCGGCAACCGATTCGCGGATATGGAATCCGGCGCGATGACGAAGCTCAACCGGGTCGGCAACCGGATGATCAATCGCGGGTTTACGTTCATTCACGGCGAAAATTACCGCGACATCCTCTCGGGGTACCGTGCGTTTCGGACCGACTCGTTCAGACAGCTCACGCTGTCGGCCGACGGATTCGGCATCGAGACCGAGATGGCCGTCGAATGTGCGAAAAACGGGGTCAAAACCGAGGTCGTCCCTGTCACCTACCGCCAGCGACCCGATGGTTCCTCGACGAACCTTCACCCGGTCAAGGACGGGGGCATCATCTTTCTGGAGCTCTACCGGAAGGCCAAAACGAGCAATCCGTTGTTCTACTTCGGAAGTGTCGGTCTCGCCTCGACGATCACCGGTCTCGGCCTGGCCGCCTTCGTCATCTTTCGCTGGATCGTCGACGGCATCGGTCATGAGATCATCGCGGTCGGTGCCACCGCATCGCTCCTCTTTGGCGTCCAACTGCTGATGTTCGGCGTACTCGCGGATCTAATTCTGTCACTGCACCGCGAACAGCTTACCCGGATCGACCGCCTCGAATCCGATAACTTCGAGGACTCGCCGTCTCAGCCTCGCGAGTCGACCGAGACTGAGACGGATTCGCCACCGCAGAAACCGGAGTAACCGGAGTAACCAGAGTAATCAGAGTAATGAAGTCAGTTCTGTTCAGAACGGCAGCAGTGTCCGAAGCCGACCGAAAATGCTGTCTCCAGCCTGCTTTCGGTACTCCTCGAACACCGGGTGCAACATATCGAGGAGCGCCGATTCGTTGTCGAAGCGGTCCTGTGGAAGCCGCTGGAGCGCCGTCTCCAACTCCATGGTGTTGCCCGCTCCGTCGACCGGTATCGCGGTGTCGTCGACCGCTGCACAGAGTTCGCTGCTCGTTGCCGGAAACTCGACAGCTGCCTCATCAAGCCGTGCAGAAAGCGCGGCAATACCGAACTCGATTACTTCGGGCTCCGAGCTATCGTTCTGCGGCGGTCTGGCTCCCATCAGTTTGTATTCGAACTCACGGAGTAAAAAGCCAGCCACATCGGCAGTACGTCACTGACTGAAACGACAAAAACACGTATTTTATTCAGCGTGCCAACCGTTGGGTCGATATGGCCGACTATACCACGGTTTCGATCCCAAAAGATCTCGCCGAACGTGTCGACGAGACAATCGAGGGGACGAGTTTCACCTCGACGAGTGATCTGGTTCGATTCCTGCTGCGAAGTATCGTGATCCAACACCAACAGGATGTGGATGAAGCCGACGGCAAACTCACCGAAGACCAGTTCACCGAAATCACCGATCAGCTTCGTGATCTTGGTTATCTAGAGTAACGTTAGTCGATTGTTTCGACCGGTGGCTCCGCATCGAGCTGCACGAGGTTCAGTCGATTCCCACTCCGGTCGAAGGCGGCGACTGTCTCGGTCTCCCACGGCGGAACCGCAACCAGCATGATTCCCGCCAGATCGTCCGTTTTCGTCACTGCCTGTGGCCCGGTTGGATGAGAAACGAACCGTGCCTGTGCACCCCCCGACGGCGTCCCCAGATCCATCCCGAAGACGGCGTTGACCGAGCCGGCGGCATCGGGTAAATAAAAGTGAGTAAGCACCGGCGTCTCCGGATCTAACCCCGACAGGTGGCCGTCGACTCCCTCCAGTTCACCGGCGGGCGTGGCAGCAATGGGCACGTTTGCCTCCTGTGGCTCCCGGTCTTCGGCGAACTCGATGAGGACTTCGATGAGTCCCTCAGTAGCGTAAACGGCCACTACTACCCCAGTAGGAACTGCTTAACGGTTTTTCCATACAGTGAGGCCGCATCCCGTGTCGAGGTCGACAGGGCTGTATCCAGCGCGCTCGCGGCATCCGTGAGCACGCCATCGCCGTGACCGACGAGAATTCGGTCGGGACTATATCGGTCGAGCGCGTCTCGTGGCGGACTCAGCCGGAGCATGGGATGGACGCCGAGTCGTTCGCCATCAGTGAGGAAGTAGTCGGCTGTGCCGACCGACTCGGGGACGACGAGCGTTCCGGTGTCGGGGTTGTGGAGTCCAGCCTCCTGCCACGGCGGGAGCGACGAGGTGCGGATCTCGAATAGTTCGTAGCCGGACTCGCCGAGTTCTCCGGTGAACCGCTCGATGGGGGCGTCTATCTTCGAGGCGACGCCGCTCATCCACGTCGGGAGGTGGACCGCAACATCGTGTCGACGGGCTATTTTGGCGGCATCGCGCTTGTGGCGATCCAGACAGACGACGACGCCAGCGACGTCGCCGAACTCCGCCAGCAGGTCGTCGAGACCGTCGGCGTCGACCGGGTCGACGAGCCAGAGGCCGTCGTCGGTGGCAAGGGCGTGACTCGCGCGTTCCATCGCCTCATCGGGGTAGGCGATCCATCCCACGCCACCCTCGAAGCGGTCTATCTCGCGAAGCGCTGTCGACCCGTTTCCTTTCATCGGCATACCGGATACAGGTGCCGAACAGGCTTAAAAACCGGGCAAGCGGCGGTCGAGTCGGCTACAATCGGTCGGTATTGATCTGTATCTCCGCCGGCGTGACGACCAGAAACTCTCGGAAATGCATGAGTTCGCCGCCCATATCCTTGACCTCACGGGCGAAGCCGGAGGCCAGTGTGTTGAGATCACCCTCCACCGAGAGGACGAGGATGTTGCCCTGTGTGACCGCCTGAATCCACTCCTCGGAGGATGTCTCGCCGTTGAGTACGCCCAGCACTACCTGATCGCTCGGGAGGTCGCCGAGTTCCGCCTCTGCGTCCCGCAGATCGAGATCGAAATCGGTCATACCCGTTCGTTATCACCGGAGACGAAAAGCGTTCGGACGCAGGGACCTATTTGAACGGCTGACTGCTGGCCTCGGTCGACCGTCTCTCTCCATCTCGTGGCCCGAACAGTGGACTCGTACTGTCGAGAGCTGTATATAAATGTACGATTGGGAACCGTTTCGACGATCAGTCCGTGGTCGACCAACTGGATGGGGCAGGGCTGAAACCCGAGATGTCTCCAGAGAGATTCGAACGGTACCGGTCGACGGACGGTCATCCGACCCACAAAAACGGAGGATTTATATACACTGTCGGCCATGCCATGAAGTACATGTCTCACAACGACACGGAGGACTCGTCGGATTCACCGGCGGATCGAGTTCTTCGAGGGCACATTAGACAGCACTGACGAAATAGAGTCAGTACGTATTTTCGACACGACGCTGCGTGACGGCGAGCAGTCGCCACGGACGTCGTTCGACTACAATGATAAGCGCGCCATCGCCGAGCTGCTCGACGAGATGGGTACCCACGTCATCGAGGCTGGGTTCCCCGTCAACTCCGAGCCGGAGTTCGAGGCGGTCTCGGACATTGCGGCCTCAACCGATGCGACGACCTGTGGCCTCGCCCGGGTCGTCGACAAGGACGTCGAGGCGGCGATTGACGCGGGCGTGGATATGGTTCACGTCTTCGTGAGCACAAGCGACGTGCAGCTCCAGGACTCGATGCACGCGAGCCGCGACGAGGCAATCGATCGCGCGGTCCACTGCGTCGAGATGGTACGGGACGCTGGGCTGGAGGTCATGTTCTCACCGATGGACGCCACCCGGACCAACGAGGCGTTCCTCATCAAGGTAGTCGAGGCAGTCACCGAGGCTGGCGTCGACTGGATCAACATCCCCGACACCTGCGGTGTCGCAACCCCCTCGCGGTTTGCGAAGCTCATCGAGGTAGTCGGCGAACACACCGACGCACGGATCGATGTCCACACCCACGACGACTTCGGGCTGGCCAGCGCAAATGCCCTCTCGGGCTTCGAGGCCGGTGCCCATCAGGCACAGGTCTCGGTCAACGGGATCGGCGAGCGCGCCGGCAACGCGGCCTACGAAGAGGTCGTCATGTCGGCCGAGAGCCTCTACAACGTCGACACCGGGATCGATACAACCCGGATCACGGAGTTGGCTCGCTTGGTCGAAGAGAAGTCGGACATCCCGATTCCGGTCAATAAGGCGGTTGTCGGCCGCAACGCGTTCGCCCACGAGAGTGGGATTCACGCCGCTGGCGTGATGGAAAACACCGACACGTTCGAACCCGGCGTGATGACCCCCGAGATGGTCGGGGCCTCCCGAGAGTTCGTCCTCGGCAAACACACCGGGACCCACTCGGTGCGCAAACGGCTGGAGGAGGCTGGCTACGCGCCAACTGACTCCGAAGTGCGGGCGGTCACCAAGCTCGTCAAGGAGTTCGGTGCTGAAAAGCAGAAAGTCACCGACACTGTCATCGAGCGGTTTGCCGACGAGGTTGGTGTTCAGCGGGAGCCCGAGGAGGTCCGGACCTGATGGCCTCTCCCGGGACAGCTTTTACCGGTGAGCAACAGCAGTATCCCGAGGCTCGTCTAACGCGTAAGTATTATAATGACAGACCGTGTTCCATCGGGTACAATGCGACAGCGCACCTCAACTCGCGGTCTTCGGTCCCGTCGAGCGGTCGCTGTCGACGTCCTCGGTATTGTAGGGGCCTAAGCCCCACATACACCTTTTACCACCGAGACGAGCCGAGTTTCCAGCCGACCACCCAGTTGGTGGTCAGTTCCCAACATAACCCGAGCCGACAGCATATGACCAGATTCACACACACATCACAGCCCGGACGCACAGCCAGCGGATCGAAACTGACACCTACTCCAGCGGGAGGAGCCTATACATGAGCGACTCCGCACAGACTACTCCCGACACCGATGCTGACTCCGAGGCGTCGACGGCAGCTGACGACGCCCACGAACAGGAGCCCGTCACTGACGGCTCGTCGTCGGTCGTTCGCGCCCTCGAAAACGCCGGCGTCGAACACGCCTTCGGCGTTCAGGGCGGCGCAATCATGCCGATCTACGACGCGCTGTGGAACTCCGATATCGAACACATCACGATGGCCCACGAACAGGGTGCCTCCCACGCCGCCGACGCCTACGGTGTCGTCGCTGGCTCGGCGGGCATCTGTCTCGCCACGTCGGGGCCGGGCGCGACGAACCTCGTCACCGGGATCGCGGACGCCAACATGGATTCGGACGCGATGGTCGCACTCACTGGCCAGGTGCCGAGCGATATGGTCGGCTCCGACGCGTTCCAAGAGACCGACACCACCGGCGTCACGATGCCGATCACCAAACACAACTGGTTTGCGAACTCCGCCGACACCATCGGCAACACGGTTGGCAACGCGCTTGCGCTGGCCGAATCCGGTCGACCGGGGCCGACGCTTGTCGACCTGCCGAAAGACGTGAGCTTCGAGGAGACCGATGTCGAACCGGG
This sequence is a window from Halohasta litchfieldiae. Protein-coding genes within it:
- a CDS encoding PadR family transcriptional regulator — encoded protein: MTQIFELTGFQRDLLYVIAGSDKPSGQTIRREMEQHVDNVNHGRLYPNLDALVEHDLVEKGSQDQRTNYYELTEKGDELIEDRRRWERQYVSPTQEAQQ
- a CDS encoding LeuA family protein, translating into MHRRIEFFEGTLDSTDEIESVRIFDTTLRDGEQSPRTSFDYNDKRAIAELLDEMGTHVIEAGFPVNSEPEFEAVSDIAASTDATTCGLARVVDKDVEAAIDAGVDMVHVFVSTSDVQLQDSMHASRDEAIDRAVHCVEMVRDAGLEVMFSPMDATRTNEAFLIKVVEAVTEAGVDWINIPDTCGVATPSRFAKLIEVVGEHTDARIDVHTHDDFGLASANALSGFEAGAHQAQVSVNGIGERAGNAAYEEVVMSAESLYNVDTGIDTTRITELARLVEEKSDIPIPVNKAVVGRNAFAHESGIHAAGVMENTDTFEPGVMTPEMVGASREFVLGKHTGTHSVRKRLEEAGYAPTDSEVRAVTKLVKEFGAEKQKVTDTVIERFADEVGVQREPEEVRT
- a CDS encoding DUF7544 domain-containing protein, which translates into the protein MSWYAIESVDDAIEATRSFLFPVELSTWLKLALISIFVGVGGGGISSVSNLGGVPSETPSDPATQPSAGAPAEQMPDLVPTDPAVIAAIVGVVFLFILALTLLSETLRLVLYDALRTQTVRLRKPFRRRFGQAVRLFGFKLGVSAAFAIPFVVIGATIALTGFDLGGGPALIVGALLAAVIGILSFIAYLVINRATNEFVAPIMVLTDSGVLDAWRQFWPVLRGNLAQFGVYVVVHFLLLLAISIGQSILAVIILGIVGTVGGLIGLLLVVGIFGGLGATLASTAGLVAIGLLVALTLLAMFVLFLPINIVVLTYVFSYELSVLGAADEDLRLLPDSSEDSTAPASTSSV
- a CDS encoding M24 family metallopeptidase, with amino-acid sequence MSNSHRSSESAERRTHITAFLDDHGLDALWLARPANFAWLTGASNVVDRDSPIGVAAAGYSRDAGFQVLTNTIEAPRLRDEALPEGFTLTAADWYSGSLADLVAAESPTPAAADFDVPGLAQPDFSHLRQPLAEFDIDRYRALGEETATAVESVCRELSSTQTERAAAVDVRAALEARGIEAPVVLVGGDERAQQYRHYTPTTAELGDYALVSVTAQRGGLYASTTRTVDFDAPEWLTERFEAAAKVEVSALAATQRAAHEESTAGDVFGAIQRAYDAVGWPDEWKQHHQGGAAGFAGREWIATPTHSARVVEPQGYAWNPTVQGAKSEGTVLVTADEIEPLTLTDSWPTRSVSAVESVGSDLTLQRPAPLSV
- a CDS encoding DUF5779 family protein — encoded protein: MTDFDLDLRDAEAELGDLPSDQVVLGVLNGETSSEEWIQAVTQGNILVLSVEGDLNTLASGFAREVKDMGGELMHFREFLVVTPAEIQINTDRL
- a CDS encoding ribbon-helix-helix domain-containing protein encodes the protein MADYTTVSIPKDLAERVDETIEGTSFTSTSDLVRFLLRSIVIQHQQDVDEADGKLTEDQFTEITDQLRDLGYLE
- the aglJ gene encoding S-layer glycoprotein N-glycosyltransferase AglJ; this encodes MPPSADICVLLPTLDESATIVDVIEAYQGVGLRNILVVDGGSGDDTCELAREAGATVIKQSGTGKGQAIREAVARIDAEYVLMADADMTYRAEDAERMLEPLLVGDFEHVIGNRFADMESGAMTKLNRVGNRMINRGFTFIHGENYRDILSGYRAFRTDSFRQLTLSADGFGIETEMAVECAKNGVKTEVVPVTYRQRPDGSSTNLHPVKDGGIIFLELYRKAKTSNPLFYFGSVGLASTITGLGLAAFVIFRWIVDGIGHEIIAVGATASLLFGVQLLMFGVLADLILSLHREQLTRIDRLESDNFEDSPSQPRESTETETDSPPQKPE
- a CDS encoding COX15/CtaA family protein — encoded protein: MTDRLDWLSFRRFAAFTTALTLSLITLGVYTAATGSGLACQAQWPLCSDQLIPALTINPDFIEWFHRVVAMITGFFILGTAGWAWTRGNRQTKFSATLAVVLLPLQITVGAITVTIGGLVPGGYSPPTHAAHLIVALSIFTLLTMTTLFAYRDHHRRPPRSRSRLAVGVALGALLVSGLFSRGVPLLSYSPGAQAWFYAISLLAVAALLATVVWLQSVDRRGAWLAGSALAVLFVSMLLGRDLILYTTTVQSINFGLYLLTVGLVVATQLRLRSEAPRVAIRQSTQSE
- a CDS encoding helix-turn-helix transcriptional regulator, which translates into the protein MYDLTGFQRDLIYTISGTEEPYGLAIKEALQQYRNEEVNHGRLYPNLDTLVEKGYVEKRAKDRRTNLYTLTESARTAVNERRIWEDSQLAD